The window GCTTCCGTTTTCGGCACCCGTCCACCATccctctccatcccctcTTCGGTTCTGGgttcctcctctcccacacTCTCACAGAACTCGCCCATCTCTGTCGATACGGTCAATTCGCAATCGTGGTAGTTGGTTGTTCGGCCCGCCATCACCTCATCCCTCACGTGGCCCCCGACCGGACATTTTCTCCACGCTGTGGGATGACCACCGCCAGACTTAAGGGGGCATTCAACACATTTCGCACTCAACCCCCACACAGAGCTGTTGTCGGCCCGAATGGGTGATCATTCTACTGTAGTGAGCTGGAACGTGCGAGGAAGCGCCAAGCAACGAACGCCCGGGACCTTGAGCTGAAGGAGTCGGCCCCAAGGCCCTACTGTTCATGAAAGAATAATGCCCGCAGACTCCAGCGATGCCGTTGATCGCTCTTCCGACAACCTTGCTCCAGGCTCCTCTTCGAACACACCGCAATCCTCGCAAAATGTCGTCGATGACTCCACGCCGACCACGGGCGCCGTCGCTGTCGCACCGGAGGTGCAAAATAAGGACGAACCCATAAAAACTCAAGAGGCGGGAAAAGCACAAGTTGAAGTGGACGACTTCGGTCTCCCTATTCGTGCTCGTCCTAAGCCTGCTCCGCCTTTGAGCAGCAACTCGTCAGAAGCCGGCGAATTCGAAGATGCGTTCGCCAATCCCACAGAAGACGAATCCGCTAAGAAGCAACCCGAGCAGCCAACGGAGCTGGCAGCATCCCAGGACAAACCCGAGTCGGAGCCCCAAAAACCTGAACAGGATGCCGAAAACCCACCGGAGCAAAGGGACGAAAAGTCTCCCGCGGCGTTGAAATCGAgcgcgcctgctcctcgaaCGTCAACCTCAAAAGCGAACGCCTCCCAAATATCCGAATGGTCCCACATGCGACTGGCCGCCCAACCGCAGGTGCCGGATGAGGACAGCGAGGAAGAcgtggaagaggaagtcgagtGGAAGGACATgcgcgccgccgacgagTTTGACTACTACGATGATTATGGGAGGTTAGTGGTCAAGGGCGGCACGGCAGAAGACAACGATGCCGTCTATAGAGGCCTGGGAGGGGCTGGGAAAGGTTATACTCGAGTCCAGCTGGACGAAGATGCGCAGTCCGCCAATAGTCTCGACGAGGACACGAGCTACTTGTTCCGGGATGCAGGAGGCAATTCTGCCGCCTTTGAAGGCGAGGAGCTTCGCGACTCGCtcagccagctgcaggcTACGAAGGACCTTCTCAATGAAACGCAGAAAATCGCATACGTGGGCGTGGTGAGGCTCGCCATTCACCAAATGACCCTGGAATTGATGAAGGTGCCAAAAACCAAAGCAACGCGCAAAACGATCCAGGACGCGGTAGACGCCTTGAGGAAATGGGGCCAGGCGATGATGGGGCGGATATTTATGCATATGGAGATCGACTCCGCGGAGCAGATCATGATCGAGCAGCTTGCTGAACACGGCGTGCAGCCCTCGGATCTGGTGCGACCACTTATGCAGAACGCGCGAGTCAAGAATCCGATGGCAGAGGAAGAATCCCCAAAGAAATCGACTTTTTCCACGGCTTCTCCGGTCTTGAAAGGCGACGTGTCGCGGATGTCCACTGAGACTGCCATGTCCTCTGAAACGGGGTCTCCTCCGCCATACGATGCTCACGAGAATGATGATCCAGACGTACATACACCCTCACAGATGCCGACATCTGATCGAATTGATATCGACCTTCGGTGGACGGTACTGTGCGACCTGTTCCTGGTGCTGATTGCCGATTCAGCATACGATTCCCGCTCGCGAACGCTGCTTGAGAGTGTTGGGGCCGCTATGGATGTGTCGTGGCTACAAATCTGCCGTTTTGAGAAGCGGGTCACGGATGCCTTGGAGATGCAGCAAGAGGCAGAAAAAGAGAACTGGGACGAGACTGGGCATATGGAGAGGCGCCGCAAGATGGCACTGAAACGAAAGTACATGGTTATGGGATTGGCAACCGTCGGTGGCGGTCTGGTTATCGGTCTGTCGGCAGGGTTGCTGGCCCCTGTCATTGGGGCTGGTCTTGCCGCCGGTTTCACCACCGTTGGTATCTCTGGAACCAGCGCGTTCTTGGGAGGAGCCGGTGGAACGGCCTTGATCGCATCCGGTGCCACAATGACCGGAAGCACCATTGGATTGAGGGCCTCGAATCGGCGGACCGGTCCGGTGCAGACTTTCGAGTATCGACCCTTGCACAATAATAAGAAAGTCAACCTGATCGTCACTGTTGCTGGCTGGATGACTGGCAAGGTGGATGACGTCCGTCTCCCTTTCAGCACCGTGGACCCTATTATGGGTGATCTCTACTCCGTCCTGTGGGAGCCTGAGATGCTCCGGAGTATGGGTGACACTATCAATATTCTTGCCACAGAGGTAATAATGTCTCTCCTCCACTATTGATTGTAAGGCTGACCCAACCTCTACTTTAGGCATTGACCCAGGGCCTCCAACAAGTGCTTGGCAGTACGGTCCTGATGGCATTAATGGCATCTTTGCAACTGCCCATTGTTCTCACCAAACTCTCCTATTTAATTGATAATCCGTGGAGCGTGTCGCTGGATCGCGCGTATTCGGCTGGTctcatcatggccgactcCTTACGGGATCGCAACCTCGGCAACCGGCCTGTCACCCTTCTTGGTTTCTCCCTCGGCGCGCGTGTCATCTTTTACTGCCTCCGCGAACTGGCTGACAGGGGCGCCTTTGGACTGGTCCAAAATGTCTATCTCTTTGGGTCCCCGATCGTGGCAAAGAAGGACGAGTATCTCAAGGCGCGCAGCGTGGTTTCTGGTCGGTTTGTGAATGGCTACTCCACGAACGACTGGATCCTGGGCTATCTGTTTCGGGCTACGAGCGGCGGTATCTCGCGAGTGGCTGGTCTCGCAGCTGTGGACGGGATCCCTGGTCTGGAGAACTTTGACTTGACCGAGTCTGTGAACGGACATATGGATTACCGTGCTGCCATGCCTCGTCTCCTCCGGGAAGTCGGCTGGGAGGTTCTCGGTGACGAATTTGCGGAAATCGAGGACCCAGACCCCGACAACCATGCCGAGCGACAGCGGGAGTTGATCCGCGAGATCGATGAAGCTCGTCGTGAAGCAGAGGCGAAGCCAGAAAAGAAGCGATTTGGTCTTTTCAAGCGAGggaagctggccgagaagaaaggatGGGAAACATACGATGTGGACCGGAACAACAGTCCTCACGAATCCAGTGACACAACCAGTGGGCCTGGGACTGTGCTGTTTGACATTGAGGCTATTCGAGCTGAACTGGCTTCGGAAGCGATCGAGGTCAAACAGCTG of the Penicillium psychrofluorescens genome assembly, chromosome: 1 genome contains:
- a CDS encoding uncharacterized protein (ID:PFLUO_001809-T1.cds;~source:funannotate), with protein sequence MPADSSDAVDRSSDNLAPGSSSNTPQSSQNVVDDSTPTTGAVAVAPEVQNKDEPIKTQEAGKAQVEVDDFGLPIRARPKPAPPLSSNSSEAGEFEDAFANPTEDESAKKQPEQPTELAASQDKPESEPQKPEQDAENPPEQRDEKSPAALKSSAPAPRTSTSKANASQISEWSHMRLAAQPQVPDEDSEEDVEEEVEWKDMRAADEFDYYDDYGRLVVKGGTAEDNDAVYRGLGGAGKGYTRVQLDEDAQSANSLDEDTSYLFRDAGGNSAAFEGEELRDSLSQLQATKDLLNETQKIAYVGVVRLAIHQMTLELMKVPKTKATRKTIQDAVDALRKWGQAMMGRIFMHMEIDSAEQIMIEQLAEHGVQPSDLVRPLMQNARVKNPMAEEESPKKSTFSTASPVLKGDVSRMSTETAMSSETGSPPPYDAHENDDPDVHTPSQMPTSDRIDIDLRWTVLCDLFLVLIADSAYDSRSRTLLESVGAAMDVSWLQICRFEKRVTDALEMQQEAEKENWDETGHMERRRKMALKRKYMVMGLATVGGGLVIGLSAGLLAPVIGAGLAAGFTTVGISGTSAFLGGAGGTALIASGATMTGSTIGLRASNRRTGPVQTFEYRPLHNNKKVNLIVTVAGWMTGKVDDVRLPFSTVDPIMGDLYSVLWEPEMLRSMGDTINILATEALTQGLQQVLGSTVLMALMASLQLPIVLTKLSYLIDNPWSVSLDRAYSAGLIMADSLRDRNLGNRPVTLLGFSLGARVIFYCLRELADRGAFGLVQNVYLFGSPIVAKKDEYLKARSVVSGRFVNGYSTNDWILGYLFRATSGGISRVAGLAAVDGIPGLENFDLTESVNGHMDYRAAMPRLLREVGWEVLGDEFAEIEDPDPDNHAERQRELIREIDEARREAEAKPEKKRFGLFKRGKLAEKKGWETYDVDRNNSPHESSDTTSGPGTVLFDIEAIRAELASEAIEVKQLESTLPPMKLDLNPLVESQSAQPTPPNEKESKTSGSTPSMPRTVSEPQLNTVSHTPPTSSAAPKEEEIEMTYDTSYQKPPPSDWPDPPPRPELRSSATMPPPLGTNAMAPVDLEHNAWADHDEGEIQMSFE